A section of the Fibrobacter sp. genome encodes:
- a CDS encoding TldD/PmbA family protein, translating into MNPSVAVKIFEAGRSAGADFVEIYEEETRSSALGLRDRKIETATAGTDYGIGIRLLYGTEVLYGFTSDESEEALVKLVQTLAFGRIASSSAQNSGLASVAEGFEFAPQKRVSDYNAAAFKDPRVLGQAVKQDFLFRADEAARKVSDKVVQVAASVTDCCTSINLLNSEGLNLTLDRSRLRVNVTVTATDGTERLTTHESPGALGGYELLPNYSPEALATESAERVVRMLSAGYIKGGQMPVVMGNGFGGVIFHEACGHPLETEAVRRNASPFCGKLGKSIGQPCLTAIDDGTLDGVWGSLKFDDEGMPTQRTVLIENGILKSYMSDRVGAAEVGVARTGSARRESYKYAPVSRMRNTFIAPGKDSFDSMIQSMDYGLYAARMAGGSVNPATGEFNFAVDEGYVVRNGKIGEPVRGATLIGKGHEIMPRISMVGRDLELATGICGASSGHVPVTVGQPTIKVDQILVGGR; encoded by the coding sequence GTGAATCCTTCCGTCGCGGTGAAAATTTTTGAGGCCGGTCGCAGTGCCGGTGCAGATTTCGTTGAAATCTACGAAGAAGAAACCCGCAGTTCCGCCCTGGGTCTCAGGGACCGCAAGATCGAGACGGCTACCGCCGGCACGGATTATGGCATTGGCATTCGCTTGTTGTATGGCACCGAGGTGCTTTACGGTTTTACCAGCGACGAAAGTGAAGAAGCCCTGGTAAAGTTGGTGCAGACTCTTGCCTTCGGGCGCATCGCTTCAAGTTCTGCGCAAAATTCTGGTTTGGCAAGTGTCGCGGAAGGTTTCGAGTTCGCCCCGCAAAAGCGGGTGTCGGACTATAACGCCGCCGCCTTCAAGGACCCGCGGGTCTTGGGCCAGGCGGTCAAGCAGGATTTTCTTTTCCGCGCAGACGAAGCCGCCCGAAAGGTATCGGACAAGGTGGTGCAGGTGGCGGCTTCCGTGACGGACTGCTGCACCTCCATTAACTTGTTGAACAGCGAGGGCTTGAACCTGACGCTTGACCGCTCCCGCCTTCGCGTGAACGTGACGGTTACCGCCACGGATGGCACGGAACGCCTGACTACCCACGAGTCGCCGGGCGCTTTGGGCGGTTACGAACTGCTCCCGAATTATTCTCCGGAGGCCCTTGCGACGGAATCAGCGGAACGGGTGGTGCGCATGCTGAGTGCGGGCTACATCAAGGGCGGCCAGATGCCTGTGGTCATGGGGAATGGCTTTGGCGGCGTGATTTTCCACGAGGCCTGCGGACATCCGCTAGAAACGGAAGCGGTCCGCCGAAATGCAAGCCCCTTCTGCGGCAAGCTGGGAAAATCTATCGGGCAGCCGTGCCTTACCGCAATTGACGACGGAACTCTGGATGGCGTGTGGGGTAGCCTCAAGTTTGACGACGAGGGCATGCCTACCCAGCGCACTGTCTTGATTGAAAACGGAATTTTGAAAAGTTACATGAGCGACCGCGTAGGGGCAGCCGAGGTTGGTGTGGCCCGCACGGGGTCGGCCCGTCGTGAAAGTTACAAGTACGCTCCCGTGAGCCGCATGCGGAACACCTTCATTGCTCCCGGCAAGGACAGTTTCGATTCCATGATTCAAAGCATGGATTACGGCCTTTACGCCGCCCGCATGGCTGGCGGTTCGGTGAATCCGGCTACCGGCGAATTTAACTTTGCGGTGGACGAAGGTTATGTTGTCCGTAACGGAAAAATTGGTGAACCCGTACGTGGCGCAACCCTTATCGGCAAAGGTCACGAAATCATGCCCCGCATCAGTATGGTAGGGCGCGACTTGGAGCTGGCTACAGGTATTTGCGGAGCCTCTTCGGGACATGTACCCGTGACGGTGGGGCAGCCCACCATCAAAGTGGACCAGATCCTTGTGGGCGGAAGGTAA